A part of Microbulbifer sp. MI-G genomic DNA contains:
- the ccoO gene encoding cytochrome-c oxidase, cbb3-type subunit II, which produces MKNHDIVEKNIGWMILFIIIAISFGGLVEIIPQFYTKANYTPLPGMKPLSAVELEGRDIYIREGCHVCHTQMVRPLRAEVERYGHYSMAQESVYEHPFLWGSKRTGPDLARVGGRYSDEWQRAHLYNPRSVVPESIMPAYPWLFDNVVTGEYAARKMEALRLVGVPYTDEDIANASKPFAGGKVKEIDALVAYLQQLGTLVTQKR; this is translated from the coding sequence TCGGCTGGATGATCCTGTTCATCATTATCGCCATCAGTTTTGGTGGCCTGGTGGAGATTATTCCGCAGTTTTACACCAAGGCTAACTACACGCCCTTGCCGGGTATGAAGCCACTCAGTGCGGTGGAGCTGGAAGGCCGTGATATCTACATCCGCGAGGGCTGCCACGTGTGCCACACCCAGATGGTGCGCCCGCTGCGCGCCGAGGTGGAGCGCTATGGTCACTACTCCATGGCCCAGGAATCCGTGTACGAGCACCCCTTCCTGTGGGGCTCCAAGCGCACGGGGCCGGATCTGGCCCGGGTGGGCGGCCGCTACTCCGACGAATGGCAGCGCGCGCACCTGTACAACCCGCGCAGTGTGGTGCCTGAGTCCATTATGCCGGCCTATCCCTGGCTGTTCGACAATGTGGTTACCGGCGAGTATGCCGCGCGCAAGATGGAGGCCCTGCGCCTGGTTGGTGTGCCCTATACCGATGAGGATATCGCCAATGCGTCCAAGCCCTTCGCCGGTGGCAAGGTGAAAGAGATCGATGCCCTGGTGGCCTACCTGCAACAGTTGGGCACCCTGGTAACCCAGAAACGTTAA
- a CDS encoding cbb3-type cytochrome oxidase subunit 3, whose amino-acid sequence MTIETLREIGLVLGSLAFLAICWWAFSPKRKKRFEEDAKLPFADEAQQDDKSASAAQKDEPKSGQGSETERKQGQNKQ is encoded by the coding sequence ATGACCATAGAAACTTTGCGCGAGATCGGGCTGGTGCTGGGATCGTTGGCCTTTCTGGCAATCTGCTGGTGGGCCTTCTCACCGAAACGCAAAAAGCGCTTTGAGGAAGACGCCAAGTTGCCATTTGCCGATGAGGCGCAACAGGACGACAAAAGTGCCTCGGCTGCTCAGAAGGATGAACCCAAATCCGGACAGGGTTCCGAGACCGAACGAAAACAGGGGCAGAACAAGCAATGA
- the ccoP gene encoding cytochrome-c oxidase, cbb3-type subunit III, whose translation MSTFWSLWVIVLTLTNLALIVWVLFANRKVAVDDQALPENKTTGHVYDGIEEYDNPLPKWWFMLFIVTLVFSAAYLLIYPGMGNFKGLADWTSVGALEASEAKAQVQFDETFGKYRDMPIEEIAQSREALKMGSRIFANNCAVCHGADGGGNFGFPDLTDNAWLYGGTPEKILETLYNGRQGVMPPQGPVIGEEGVKNTTEYVLSLNGLEHDAAMAAEGQKVFNTVCMACHGLDAKGNQTLGAPNLTDDIWLYGSSREQIQHTIRGGRSNMMPAQRDKLRDDKIRLVAAYVYSLSRQDEEQQ comes from the coding sequence ATGAGTACATTCTGGAGTTTGTGGGTAATTGTACTCACCCTCACCAACCTGGCACTGATTGTCTGGGTATTGTTCGCCAACCGAAAAGTGGCGGTTGACGACCAGGCGCTACCGGAAAACAAGACCACGGGCCATGTATACGACGGCATTGAGGAGTACGATAACCCCCTGCCCAAGTGGTGGTTCATGCTGTTTATCGTCACGCTGGTGTTTTCCGCCGCCTACCTGCTGATCTACCCGGGTATGGGCAACTTCAAGGGTTTGGCTGACTGGACCTCCGTAGGTGCCCTGGAGGCCTCCGAGGCCAAGGCCCAGGTGCAGTTTGACGAGACGTTTGGCAAGTATCGGGATATGCCCATTGAGGAGATTGCCCAGAGCCGTGAGGCCCTCAAGATGGGTTCCCGTATCTTCGCCAACAACTGTGCCGTGTGCCACGGTGCCGATGGCGGTGGTAACTTTGGCTTTCCTGACCTGACCGACAACGCCTGGCTCTATGGAGGCACCCCGGAAAAAATCCTGGAAACCCTGTACAACGGCCGCCAGGGTGTGATGCCGCCGCAGGGACCGGTGATTGGTGAGGAAGGGGTGAAGAACACCACCGAATATGTACTTTCCCTAAATGGTCTCGAGCATGATGCCGCCATGGCCGCCGAGGGCCAGAAGGTATTCAATACTGTCTGTATGGCCTGCCACGGGCTGGATGCGAAGGGCAACCAGACTCTGGGTGCTCCGAATCTCACCGATGATATCTGGCTTTACGGCAGCAGCCGTGAGCAGATCCAGCACACCATTCGCGGTGGTCGCAGCAACATGATGCCCGCGCAGAGAGACAAACTGCGCGATGACAAAATCCGCCTGGTGGCGGCCTATGTCTACAGCCTGTCTCGTCAGGATGAAGAGCAGCAGTAA